The proteins below come from a single Zea mays cultivar B73 chromosome 8, Zm-B73-REFERENCE-NAM-5.0, whole genome shotgun sequence genomic window:
- the LOC103636001 gene encoding DEAD-box ATP-dependent RNA helicase 40 isoform X4, translating into MSGASGSTGRAAPRYAPDDLTLLKPWRGLVDGTTGYLYYWNPETNVTQYERPMPPENQLPPPPPPLPPPPPRSRDRRDRSRSRSRTPPRRDRRDRDRDDEHASSKTASSHHHPAPIAVADYPSTEAYRRRHEITVTGDNVPAPITSFEAGGFPSEILKEIQRAGFASPTPIQAQSWPIAMQNQDVVAIAKTGSGKTLGYLLPGFMHIKRLQNSTRNGPTVLVLAPTRELATQILDEAMKFGRSSRISCTCLYGGAPKGPQLRDLDRGVDVVVATPGRLNDILEMRRVSLKQVSYLVLDEADRMLDMGFEPQIRKIVKEIPHRRQTLMYTATWPKEVRRIADDLLVHPLQVTIGNVDELVANSAITQHIEVITPSEKQRRLEQILRSQVSGSKILIFCTTKRMCDQLARTLTRQFGASAIHGDKSQSEREKVLNHFRSGRSPILVATDVAARGLDIKDIRVVINYDFPTGVEDYVHRIGRTGRAGATGVAYTFFCDQDSKYAADLIKILEGANQQVPRDLEDMASRGGGRGKKRNRWASRSERGGPRSELDSRYSGRDGLASSGRSESGRGSHGRDDYGSRGRYDSGETDGRSRRSARGRSRSRSPSPKRSHHHEARRSRSRSRSRSCRNFRASRSKSHSPVASSRHEKAAVISGSTQPNLGYAEHKSPPRSHSGDDHVNHPDQKDDHMGDGKMERVDLDRSPSPQYDKSAPYSPAYNGKASDSMSPNVQPKADAKYVKPSGKPEPASPLRHSKGRDDDEDDDEGIIDEDGEIAERDLRASAAV; encoded by the exons ATGTCAGGAGCTAGTGGCTCAACCGGGCGCGCGGCCCCGCGGTACGCCCCggatgacctgacgttgctcaagcCGTGGCGCGGCCTCGTCGACGGCACCACCGGCTACCTGTACTACTGGAACCCGGAGACGAACGTCACGCAGTACGAGCGGCCTATGCCCCCTGAGAATCAgctgcccccgcccccgcccccgttgCCTCCCCCGCCTCCCCGGAGCCGCGACCGGCGCGACAGGTCCAGATCCCGATCCCGCACCCCTCCCAGGCGCGACCGCCGCGACCGCGACCGTGACGACGAGCATGCGTCCTCCAAGACGGCGTCTTCCCACCACCATCCGGCTCCGATAGCCGTCGCCGACTATCCGTCCACCGAGGCATACCGACGCCGCCATGAGATCACCGTCACG GGGGATAACGTGCCGGCTCCAATAACTTCATTTGAGGCTGGTGGCTTCCCATCAGAAATTCTGAAGGAG ATACAACGTGCTGGATTTGCAAGCCCAACACCTATCCAAGCGCAGTCATGGCCAATTGCTATGCAAAATCAAGATGTAGTAGCTATTGCGAAGACTGGATCAGGCAAAACTCTTGGTTATCTACTTCCTGGATTTATGCATATCAAGCGCCTGCAGAACAGCACTAGGAATGGTCCAACAGTGCTAGTTTTGGCCCCAACAAGGGAACttgcaacgcagattctggatgaAGCTATGAAATTTGGAAGATCATCTAGAATTTCTTGCACG TGCCTATACGGTGGTGCTCCTAAAGGTCCTCAGTTGAGAGATTTAGATAGAGGGGTTGATGTTGTTGTTGCAACACCTGGAAGGTTAAATGACATTTTGGAGATGCGAAGGGTAAGTCTTAAGCAAGTGTCATATCTTGTTCTGGATGAGGCTGATCGCATGCTGGACATGGGCTTTGAGCCACAAATACGGAAGATAGTGAAAGAGATACCTCACCGTCGGCAAACCCTTATGTACACCGCTACTTGGCCCAAGGAAGTCCGGAGGATTGCAGATGATCTTCTTGTCCATCCTTTACAGGTGACAATTGGAAATGTTGATGAACTTGTTGCTAATAGTGCTATTACTCAG CATATAGAAGTCATAACACCCTCAGAAAAACAACGGCGCCTGGAGCAGATATTACGATCCCAGGTTTCAGGTTCAAAGATATTAATATTTTGtaccaccaagaggatgtgtgacCAACTTGCAAGGACACTCACCAGGCAGTTTGGAGCTTCAGCCATTCATGGTGACAAGTCCCAAAGTGAAAGGGAGAAGGTCCTGAATCATTTTAGATCTGGGCGCTCTCCTATTTTAGTGGCAACTGATGTTGCTGCGCGAGGTTTGGACATCAAAGATATCAG GGTAGTGATCAACTATGACTTCCCCACTGGTGTTGAAGACTATGTTCACAGGATTGGCAGGACAGGAAGGGCTGGTGCCACTGGTGTTGCATATACATTTTTCTGTGATCAGGACTCAAAATATGCTGCTGACCTAATCAAAATTCTTGAAGGGGCAAACCAACAGGTGCCCCGTGATTTAGAGGATATGGCTTCTCGTGGTGGTGGGCGAGGTAAGAAGAGGAACCGTTGGGCATCCCGCTCTGAAAGGGGTGGTCCACGATCTGAACTGGATTCAAGGTACAGCGGCAGAGATGGATTAGCATCTTCCGGGAGATCAGAGAGTGGTCGTGGCAGTCATGGAAGGGATGATTATGGTAGCCGTGGCAG GTATGACTCTGGTGAAACTGATGGGCGATCTCGTAGGTCTGCTAGAGGTCGCAGTAGAAGTCGTAGCCCAAGCCCCAAGAGGTCACACCATCATGAAGCTAGGCGTAGCCGAAGCAGGAGCAGGAGCCGAAGCTGTAGAAACTTTCGTGCTAGCCGCAGCAAGAGTCACAGCCCTGTTGCTAGCAGTAGGCATGAAAAGGCTGCTGTTATTTCAGGATCTACTCAACCTAACTTGGGGTATGCAGAGCACAAAAGCCCTCCAAGATCTCACTCTGGGGATGACCATGTGAACCACCCTGATCAAAAGGATGACCACATGGGAGATGGGAAGATGGAAAGGGTTGATCTTGATCGCTCGCCCAGCCCACAATATGATAAGTCTGCTCCATATAGTCCTGCGTACAATGGCAAAGCCAGTGACTCGATGAGCCCTAATGTTCAGCCAAAGGCAGATGCCAAATATGTCAAACCTTCTGGGAAACCTGAGCCTGCATCTCCATTGCGCCACAGCAAAGGCAgagatgatgatgaag atgatgatgaaggtatcatAGACGAGGATGGAGAGATTGCTGAGCGTGATTTGCGTGCAAGTGCAGCTGTGTAG
- the LOC103636001 gene encoding DEAD-box ATP-dependent RNA helicase 40 isoform X3, producing the protein MDSVRAFSTSPCVRKSTHCGNILFIQRAGFASPTPIQAQSWPIAMQNQDVVAIAKTGSGKTLGYLLPGFMHIKRLQNSTRNGPTVLVLAPTRELATQILDEAMKFGRSSRISCTCLYGGAPKGPQLRDLDRGVDVVVATPGRLNDILEMRRVSLKQVSYLVLDEADRMLDMGFEPQIRKIVKEIPHRRQTLMYTATWPKEVRRIADDLLVHPLQVTIGNVDELVANSAITQHIEVITPSEKQRRLEQILRSQVSGSKILIFCTTKRMCDQLARTLTRQFGASAIHGDKSQSEREKVLNHFRSGRSPILVATDVAARGLDIKDIRVVINYDFPTGVEDYVHRIGRTGRAGATGVAYTFFCDQDSKYAADLIKILEGANQQVPRDLEDMASRGGGRGKKRNRWASRSERGGPRSELDSRYSGRDGLASSGRSESGRGSHGRDDYGSRGRYDSGETDGRSRRSARGRSRSRSPSPKRSHHHEARRSRSRSRSRSCRNFRASRSKSHSPVASSRHEKAAVISGSTQPNLGYAEHKSPPRSHSGDDHVNHPDQKDDHMGDGKMERVDLDRSPSPQYDKSAPYSPAYNGKASDSMSPNVQPKADAKYVKPSGKPEPASPLRHSKGRDDDEGIIDDDGEIAEGEMMMKVS; encoded by the exons ATGGACTCTGTTAGAGCTTTTTCTACTTCGCCTTGTGTGCGCAAGTCTACACATTGCGGGAACATTTTATTT ATACAACGTGCTGGATTTGCAAGCCCAACACCTATCCAAGCGCAGTCATGGCCAATTGCTATGCAAAATCAAGATGTAGTAGCTATTGCGAAGACTGGATCAGGCAAAACTCTTGGTTATCTACTTCCTGGATTTATGCATATCAAGCGCCTGCAGAACAGCACTAGGAATGGTCCAACAGTGCTAGTTTTGGCCCCAACAAGGGAACttgcaacgcagattctggatgaAGCTATGAAATTTGGAAGATCATCTAGAATTTCTTGCACG TGCCTATACGGTGGTGCTCCTAAAGGTCCTCAGTTGAGAGATTTAGATAGAGGGGTTGATGTTGTTGTTGCAACACCTGGAAGGTTAAATGACATTTTGGAGATGCGAAGGGTAAGTCTTAAGCAAGTGTCATATCTTGTTCTGGATGAGGCTGATCGCATGCTGGACATGGGCTTTGAGCCACAAATACGGAAGATAGTGAAAGAGATACCTCACCGTCGGCAAACCCTTATGTACACCGCTACTTGGCCCAAGGAAGTCCGGAGGATTGCAGATGATCTTCTTGTCCATCCTTTACAGGTGACAATTGGAAATGTTGATGAACTTGTTGCTAATAGTGCTATTACTCAG CATATAGAAGTCATAACACCCTCAGAAAAACAACGGCGCCTGGAGCAGATATTACGATCCCAGGTTTCAGGTTCAAAGATATTAATATTTTGtaccaccaagaggatgtgtgacCAACTTGCAAGGACACTCACCAGGCAGTTTGGAGCTTCAGCCATTCATGGTGACAAGTCCCAAAGTGAAAGGGAGAAGGTCCTGAATCATTTTAGATCTGGGCGCTCTCCTATTTTAGTGGCAACTGATGTTGCTGCGCGAGGTTTGGACATCAAAGATATCAG GGTAGTGATCAACTATGACTTCCCCACTGGTGTTGAAGACTATGTTCACAGGATTGGCAGGACAGGAAGGGCTGGTGCCACTGGTGTTGCATATACATTTTTCTGTGATCAGGACTCAAAATATGCTGCTGACCTAATCAAAATTCTTGAAGGGGCAAACCAACAGGTGCCCCGTGATTTAGAGGATATGGCTTCTCGTGGTGGTGGGCGAGGTAAGAAGAGGAACCGTTGGGCATCCCGCTCTGAAAGGGGTGGTCCACGATCTGAACTGGATTCAAGGTACAGCGGCAGAGATGGATTAGCATCTTCCGGGAGATCAGAGAGTGGTCGTGGCAGTCATGGAAGGGATGATTATGGTAGCCGTGGCAG GTATGACTCTGGTGAAACTGATGGGCGATCTCGTAGGTCTGCTAGAGGTCGCAGTAGAAGTCGTAGCCCAAGCCCCAAGAGGTCACACCATCATGAAGCTAGGCGTAGCCGAAGCAGGAGCAGGAGCCGAAGCTGTAGAAACTTTCGTGCTAGCCGCAGCAAGAGTCACAGCCCTGTTGCTAGCAGTAGGCATGAAAAGGCTGCTGTTATTTCAGGATCTACTCAACCTAACTTGGGGTATGCAGAGCACAAAAGCCCTCCAAGATCTCACTCTGGGGATGACCATGTGAACCACCCTGATCAAAAGGATGACCACATGGGAGATGGGAAGATGGAAAGGGTTGATCTTGATCGCTCGCCCAGCCCACAATATGATAAGTCTGCTCCATATAGTCCTGCGTACAATGGCAAAGCCAGTGACTCGATGAGCCCTAATGTTCAGCCAAAGGCAGATGCCAAATATGTCAAACCTTCTGGGAAACCTGAGCCTGCATCTCCATTGCGCCACAGCAAAGGCAgagatgatgatgaaggtatcatAGACGACGATGGAGAGATTGCTGAGGGTgagatgatgatgaaggtatcatAG
- the LOC103636001 gene encoding DEAD-box ATP-dependent RNA helicase 40 isoform X1, whose amino-acid sequence MSGASGSTGRAAPRYAPDDLTLLKPWRGLVDGTTGYLYYWNPETNVTQYERPMPPENQLPPPPPPLPPPPPRSRDRRDRSRSRSRTPPRRDRRDRDRDDEHASSKTASSHHHPAPIAVADYPSTEAYRRRHEITVTGDNVPAPITSFEAGGFPSEILKEIQRAGFASPTPIQAQSWPIAMQNQDVVAIAKTGSGKTLGYLLPGFMHIKRLQNSTRNGPTVLVLAPTRELATQILDEAMKFGRSSRISCTCLYGGAPKGPQLRDLDRGVDVVVATPGRLNDILEMRRVSLKQVSYLVLDEADRMLDMGFEPQIRKIVKEIPHRRQTLMYTATWPKEVRRIADDLLVHPLQVTIGNVDELVANSAITQHIEVITPSEKQRRLEQILRSQVSGSKILIFCTTKRMCDQLARTLTRQFGASAIHGDKSQSEREKVLNHFRSGRSPILVATDVAARGLDIKDIRVVINYDFPTGVEDYVHRIGRTGRAGATGVAYTFFCDQDSKYAADLIKILEGANQQVPRDLEDMASRGGGRGKKRNRWASRSERGGPRSELDSRYSGRDGLASSGRSESGRGSHGRDDYGSRGRYDSGETDGRSRRSARGRSRSRSPSPKRSHHHEARRSRSRSRSRSCRNFRASRSKSHSPVASSRHEKAAVISGSTQPNLGYAEHKSPPRSHSGDDHVNHPDQKDDHMGDGKMERVDLDRSPSPQYDKSAPYSPAYNGKASDSMSPNVQPKADAKYVKPSGKPEPASPLRHSKGRDDDEGIIDDDGEIAEGEMMMKVS is encoded by the exons ATGTCAGGAGCTAGTGGCTCAACCGGGCGCGCGGCCCCGCGGTACGCCCCggatgacctgacgttgctcaagcCGTGGCGCGGCCTCGTCGACGGCACCACCGGCTACCTGTACTACTGGAACCCGGAGACGAACGTCACGCAGTACGAGCGGCCTATGCCCCCTGAGAATCAgctgcccccgcccccgcccccgttgCCTCCCCCGCCTCCCCGGAGCCGCGACCGGCGCGACAGGTCCAGATCCCGATCCCGCACCCCTCCCAGGCGCGACCGCCGCGACCGCGACCGTGACGACGAGCATGCGTCCTCCAAGACGGCGTCTTCCCACCACCATCCGGCTCCGATAGCCGTCGCCGACTATCCGTCCACCGAGGCATACCGACGCCGCCATGAGATCACCGTCACG GGGGATAACGTGCCGGCTCCAATAACTTCATTTGAGGCTGGTGGCTTCCCATCAGAAATTCTGAAGGAG ATACAACGTGCTGGATTTGCAAGCCCAACACCTATCCAAGCGCAGTCATGGCCAATTGCTATGCAAAATCAAGATGTAGTAGCTATTGCGAAGACTGGATCAGGCAAAACTCTTGGTTATCTACTTCCTGGATTTATGCATATCAAGCGCCTGCAGAACAGCACTAGGAATGGTCCAACAGTGCTAGTTTTGGCCCCAACAAGGGAACttgcaacgcagattctggatgaAGCTATGAAATTTGGAAGATCATCTAGAATTTCTTGCACG TGCCTATACGGTGGTGCTCCTAAAGGTCCTCAGTTGAGAGATTTAGATAGAGGGGTTGATGTTGTTGTTGCAACACCTGGAAGGTTAAATGACATTTTGGAGATGCGAAGGGTAAGTCTTAAGCAAGTGTCATATCTTGTTCTGGATGAGGCTGATCGCATGCTGGACATGGGCTTTGAGCCACAAATACGGAAGATAGTGAAAGAGATACCTCACCGTCGGCAAACCCTTATGTACACCGCTACTTGGCCCAAGGAAGTCCGGAGGATTGCAGATGATCTTCTTGTCCATCCTTTACAGGTGACAATTGGAAATGTTGATGAACTTGTTGCTAATAGTGCTATTACTCAG CATATAGAAGTCATAACACCCTCAGAAAAACAACGGCGCCTGGAGCAGATATTACGATCCCAGGTTTCAGGTTCAAAGATATTAATATTTTGtaccaccaagaggatgtgtgacCAACTTGCAAGGACACTCACCAGGCAGTTTGGAGCTTCAGCCATTCATGGTGACAAGTCCCAAAGTGAAAGGGAGAAGGTCCTGAATCATTTTAGATCTGGGCGCTCTCCTATTTTAGTGGCAACTGATGTTGCTGCGCGAGGTTTGGACATCAAAGATATCAG GGTAGTGATCAACTATGACTTCCCCACTGGTGTTGAAGACTATGTTCACAGGATTGGCAGGACAGGAAGGGCTGGTGCCACTGGTGTTGCATATACATTTTTCTGTGATCAGGACTCAAAATATGCTGCTGACCTAATCAAAATTCTTGAAGGGGCAAACCAACAGGTGCCCCGTGATTTAGAGGATATGGCTTCTCGTGGTGGTGGGCGAGGTAAGAAGAGGAACCGTTGGGCATCCCGCTCTGAAAGGGGTGGTCCACGATCTGAACTGGATTCAAGGTACAGCGGCAGAGATGGATTAGCATCTTCCGGGAGATCAGAGAGTGGTCGTGGCAGTCATGGAAGGGATGATTATGGTAGCCGTGGCAG GTATGACTCTGGTGAAACTGATGGGCGATCTCGTAGGTCTGCTAGAGGTCGCAGTAGAAGTCGTAGCCCAAGCCCCAAGAGGTCACACCATCATGAAGCTAGGCGTAGCCGAAGCAGGAGCAGGAGCCGAAGCTGTAGAAACTTTCGTGCTAGCCGCAGCAAGAGTCACAGCCCTGTTGCTAGCAGTAGGCATGAAAAGGCTGCTGTTATTTCAGGATCTACTCAACCTAACTTGGGGTATGCAGAGCACAAAAGCCCTCCAAGATCTCACTCTGGGGATGACCATGTGAACCACCCTGATCAAAAGGATGACCACATGGGAGATGGGAAGATGGAAAGGGTTGATCTTGATCGCTCGCCCAGCCCACAATATGATAAGTCTGCTCCATATAGTCCTGCGTACAATGGCAAAGCCAGTGACTCGATGAGCCCTAATGTTCAGCCAAAGGCAGATGCCAAATATGTCAAACCTTCTGGGAAACCTGAGCCTGCATCTCCATTGCGCCACAGCAAAGGCAgagatgatgatgaaggtatcatAGACGACGATGGAGAGATTGCTGAGGGTgagatgatgatgaaggtatcatAG
- the LOC103636001 gene encoding DEAD-box ATP-dependent RNA helicase 40 isoform X2, which translates to MSGASGSTGRAAPRYAPDDLTLLKPWRGLVDGTTGYLYYWNPETNVTQYERPMPPENQLPPPPPPLPPPPPRSRDRRDRSRSRSRTPPRRDRRDRDRDDEHASSKTASSHHHPAPIAVADYPSTEAYRRRHEITVTGDNVPAPITSFEAGGFPSEILKECLYGGAPKGPQLRDLDRGVDVVVATPGRLNDILEMRRVSLKQVSYLVLDEADRMLDMGFEPQIRKIVKEIPHRRQTLMYTATWPKEVRRIADDLLVHPLQVTIGNVDELVANSAITQHIEVITPSEKQRRLEQILRSQVSGSKILIFCTTKRMCDQLARTLTRQFGASAIHGDKSQSEREKVLNHFRSGRSPILVATDVAARGLDIKDIRVVINYDFPTGVEDYVHRIGRTGRAGATGVAYTFFCDQDSKYAADLIKILEGANQQVPRDLEDMASRGGGRGKKRNRWASRSERGGPRSELDSRYSGRDGLASSGRSESGRGSHGRDDYGSRGRYDSGETDGRSRRSARGRSRSRSPSPKRSHHHEARRSRSRSRSRSCRNFRASRSKSHSPVASSRHEKAAVISGSTQPNLGYAEHKSPPRSHSGDDHVNHPDQKDDHMGDGKMERVDLDRSPSPQYDKSAPYSPAYNGKASDSMSPNVQPKADAKYVKPSGKPEPASPLRHSKGRDDDEGIIDDDGEIAEGEMMMKVS; encoded by the exons ATGTCAGGAGCTAGTGGCTCAACCGGGCGCGCGGCCCCGCGGTACGCCCCggatgacctgacgttgctcaagcCGTGGCGCGGCCTCGTCGACGGCACCACCGGCTACCTGTACTACTGGAACCCGGAGACGAACGTCACGCAGTACGAGCGGCCTATGCCCCCTGAGAATCAgctgcccccgcccccgcccccgttgCCTCCCCCGCCTCCCCGGAGCCGCGACCGGCGCGACAGGTCCAGATCCCGATCCCGCACCCCTCCCAGGCGCGACCGCCGCGACCGCGACCGTGACGACGAGCATGCGTCCTCCAAGACGGCGTCTTCCCACCACCATCCGGCTCCGATAGCCGTCGCCGACTATCCGTCCACCGAGGCATACCGACGCCGCCATGAGATCACCGTCACG GGGGATAACGTGCCGGCTCCAATAACTTCATTTGAGGCTGGTGGCTTCCCATCAGAAATTCTGAAGGAG TGCCTATACGGTGGTGCTCCTAAAGGTCCTCAGTTGAGAGATTTAGATAGAGGGGTTGATGTTGTTGTTGCAACACCTGGAAGGTTAAATGACATTTTGGAGATGCGAAGGGTAAGTCTTAAGCAAGTGTCATATCTTGTTCTGGATGAGGCTGATCGCATGCTGGACATGGGCTTTGAGCCACAAATACGGAAGATAGTGAAAGAGATACCTCACCGTCGGCAAACCCTTATGTACACCGCTACTTGGCCCAAGGAAGTCCGGAGGATTGCAGATGATCTTCTTGTCCATCCTTTACAGGTGACAATTGGAAATGTTGATGAACTTGTTGCTAATAGTGCTATTACTCAG CATATAGAAGTCATAACACCCTCAGAAAAACAACGGCGCCTGGAGCAGATATTACGATCCCAGGTTTCAGGTTCAAAGATATTAATATTTTGtaccaccaagaggatgtgtgacCAACTTGCAAGGACACTCACCAGGCAGTTTGGAGCTTCAGCCATTCATGGTGACAAGTCCCAAAGTGAAAGGGAGAAGGTCCTGAATCATTTTAGATCTGGGCGCTCTCCTATTTTAGTGGCAACTGATGTTGCTGCGCGAGGTTTGGACATCAAAGATATCAG GGTAGTGATCAACTATGACTTCCCCACTGGTGTTGAAGACTATGTTCACAGGATTGGCAGGACAGGAAGGGCTGGTGCCACTGGTGTTGCATATACATTTTTCTGTGATCAGGACTCAAAATATGCTGCTGACCTAATCAAAATTCTTGAAGGGGCAAACCAACAGGTGCCCCGTGATTTAGAGGATATGGCTTCTCGTGGTGGTGGGCGAGGTAAGAAGAGGAACCGTTGGGCATCCCGCTCTGAAAGGGGTGGTCCACGATCTGAACTGGATTCAAGGTACAGCGGCAGAGATGGATTAGCATCTTCCGGGAGATCAGAGAGTGGTCGTGGCAGTCATGGAAGGGATGATTATGGTAGCCGTGGCAG GTATGACTCTGGTGAAACTGATGGGCGATCTCGTAGGTCTGCTAGAGGTCGCAGTAGAAGTCGTAGCCCAAGCCCCAAGAGGTCACACCATCATGAAGCTAGGCGTAGCCGAAGCAGGAGCAGGAGCCGAAGCTGTAGAAACTTTCGTGCTAGCCGCAGCAAGAGTCACAGCCCTGTTGCTAGCAGTAGGCATGAAAAGGCTGCTGTTATTTCAGGATCTACTCAACCTAACTTGGGGTATGCAGAGCACAAAAGCCCTCCAAGATCTCACTCTGGGGATGACCATGTGAACCACCCTGATCAAAAGGATGACCACATGGGAGATGGGAAGATGGAAAGGGTTGATCTTGATCGCTCGCCCAGCCCACAATATGATAAGTCTGCTCCATATAGTCCTGCGTACAATGGCAAAGCCAGTGACTCGATGAGCCCTAATGTTCAGCCAAAGGCAGATGCCAAATATGTCAAACCTTCTGGGAAACCTGAGCCTGCATCTCCATTGCGCCACAGCAAAGGCAgagatgatgatgaaggtatcatAGACGACGATGGAGAGATTGCTGAGGGTgagatgatgatgaaggtatcatAG